GCGGGCGGTGAAACTTTCACGCCTCACGGAGGGCATGAATGACTCTGACAGGGAAGCGGCTTTGATTCTGGCGGATTATTTTGATGACAGGGGAGAATATTACGAGTCATTGCGGGAAAATAATAGCCCTCTTTCGCGTCATGCATTGCGGCTAATCACTCAGGCTGAAGCGTGTGCGAGTCTCCTGTCCCCCCTGCCAAGTGAAGAATCAAAGAGGGGTGCGCGGTTCGCTGAGATTCTGAGGCTTGCGGAAATTTCCGGGGATGTCTCGTGCTATTCCCGCGCTCTGAATCTCATCCGCGATTATGCTGACGGGGGGAATGTCCCGGCCTCGGCGTTTCTTGCTGACATGTACAATTACGGACTCGGAGTGAGCCGGGATTCTTTCATGGCACTGAAATATTACCGTATCGCGGGATTCGGCGGTGATATTTACTCGCAGAACATGTGCGTAAGTATCATGCTAACGTCCCAAGATTACACGAGCCAGCCCGAAAAGCCCAAACAGCCGTCCCCCGATGAGATTCACGCGGAGGCAATGAGGCTCTACAACGCAAAGCAGTACACGGAAGCCCTCGAAATGTTCAGGCAGTCGGCGGAAATGGGAAACTCATCATCCGAATACATGATAGGACGTATGCACGAACACGCGCAGGGCGTAAGCAGGAATCTTGACACAGCCAAGGAGCATTACACGAAAGCGGCGGAGATGGGTCATTCGGGAGCGAAGAAGGCACTGAAGCGGCTTGCGGGCAAAAATTCGTGGTGGTGGCCGTTCTAGTTTGCGATGGAAACGGGAAGCCCTCGGAAAAATTCCGGGGGCATTTTTTTGTGCCTGCGCGTAACAATTTCCATTATGTGATAATATTTAATCATTCCAACCCAAATTTAAGGAAGTGTAAATTTATGGAGCTTGCAAGGAAATTCAAAGACTCTAAGCCGTCCGGCATGATTCGAGTCTTTCAGGCCATAGAGAAAATGCAGGGAGTGTTGAATCTCAGCATAGGCGAGCCGGATTTTGTTACTGAGCCTGATATTGTCGACGCGGGAGCAAAAGCCGCAAAGGAAGGTTTCACACATTACCCCCCGCTTCAGGGCTATCTTGAGACACGCGAGGCGGCCTGCGCTTACTGGGAACGGCATCACGGACTCAAGTCTTCCCCGGATAACGTATATATTTCGGTGGGCGGGCTTCATATTCCGTGGCTTGCGTTCGGGGCATTGCTGAATCCTGGCGATGAAGTCATGCTGATTGAGCCGTACTTTACGCCGTATGAGTCTCAGATTCGATGGAACGGCGGAGTCCCGGTAGCAGTCAGAACGCGAGAGGAGAATAATTTTGCCCCGACAATCGAGGAATTACGAGCGGCGGCAACACCCAAGACTCGCGGAATAATCCTGAATTACCCTGGGAATCCTTCAGGCAGAGTCGCGACAAGGAAACAGCTTGAGGAGATAGCAGAATTTGTGCTTGAGCGTGATTTGTTCGTCCTCAGCGATGAGATATACGAGTCAATGATATTCAGCGGGGAGCATGTTTGCTTTGCGACAATCCCCGGCATGAAGGAG
This region of Synergistaceae bacterium genomic DNA includes:
- a CDS encoding pyridoxal phosphate-dependent aminotransferase, whose protein sequence is MELARKFKDSKPSGMIRVFQAIEKMQGVLNLSIGEPDFVTEPDIVDAGAKAAKEGFTHYPPLQGYLETREAACAYWERHHGLKSSPDNVYISVGGLHIPWLAFGALLNPGDEVMLIEPYFTPYESQIRWNGGVPVAVRTREENNFAPTIEELRAAATPKTRGIILNYPGNPSGRVATRKQLEEIAEFVLERDLFVLSDEIYESMIFSGEHVCFATIPGMKERTLLAAGLSKSHCMTGWRIGYLFAPQNVINTMCVLSSFQTYGVNTLSQKAAAYALNTQDEKVKARAEIFGERMRAVEARLNAMKGVKCHRAEGSFYLFPDISQTSLTSEEFTWQLLNEAKVAVLPGSAFGQTGEGYVRIACTQSTETLMESMNRMEEFCRRL